In Zetaproteobacteria bacterium, the genomic window GCGCGGGCCATCGCCGGCGAGGCGGATGTCCCCTTCTTCAGCATCTCCGGTTCCGACTTCGTCGAGATGTTCGTCGGTGTGGGCGCCTCACGCGTGCGCGACATGTTCGAACAAGCCAAGAAGCAAGCCCCCTGCATCGTCTTCATCGACGAGATCGACGCCATGGGGCGTCATCGCGGCACCGGCATCGGCGGGGGCAACGACGAGCGTGAGCAGACGCTCAACCAGCTGCTGGTCGAGATGGACGGCTTCGAGACCAACGAGGGCGTGATCCTGATCGCGGCGACCAACCGTCCCGACGTGCTCGATCCGGCGCTGCTCCGCCCGGGCCGCTTCGACCGCCAGGTGGTGGTGCCCCGACCCGATCTGGTCGGGCGCGAGCAGATCCTCCGGGTCCATATGAAGAAGGTGCCGCTGGCCAAGGATGTCGATCCCCGCATCATCGCCCGCGGCACCCCCGGCTTCTCCGGCGCCGATCTGGCCAACCTGGTCAACGAGGCGGCGCTCAACGCCGCCCGCTATGAGAAGGATGTGGTGAGCAACATCGACTTCGAGATGGCCAAGGACAAGGTGATGATGGGCACCGAGCGGCGTTCGATGATCATCTCCGACAAGCAGAAGCGGACCACCGCCTACCACGAGGCGGGCCATACCCTGGTGGCCAAGTGTCTGAAGAATGCCGATCCGGTGCACAAGGTGAGCATCATCCCGCGCGGTCAGGCGCTCGGCGTGACCATGCAGCTGCCGGAGGAGGACAAGCTCAACCACGACCGCGAATACCTGCTCGACCAGATCGCCATCATGATGGGCGGACGGGTCGCCGAGGAGCTGGTGCTCAATCAGAAGACCACCGGCGCCTCCAACGATTTCGAACGGGCCAGCCAGCTGGCGCGCAACATGGTGACCATGTGGGGGATGAGCGACACCATGGGGCCGATGGTCTACGGCGAGCGGGAGCACGAGCCCTTCCTCGGCCGCGAGATCACCCAGCAGCGCAACATCTCGCAGGAGACCGCGCGCAAGATCGACGCCGAGGTGCGCGCGCTGATCGACGCCAACTACCAGCGGGCGCGGGAGATCCTCGAGCAGCACATGGACGAGCTCCACCGCATCGCCCAGGCGCTGATCAAGTATGAGACCCTCGACGGGGACGATATCGACCGACTGATGGCCGGCGAGGAGATCACCCGCGATCCGCCGAAGCGGGCGGAGGTCTCCGGCGGGGCGGGCGACGCCGACGACGAGCCGGAGGCGGCGGTCGATCTGCACGCCGACGCCCAGCAGGAGGCGCCCGCGGTGGGTGATCCCGCCGACAGCGGTGAGGGAGGCGCCGGGGGCTGATGGCCCACCCCTGGCGGCGTCCCCCCGGGGGGGAGGCGGCGATCATGGGGGTGCTCAACTGCACCCCCGATTCCTTTTCGGACGGTGGCCGTTACCTGGATCCCGACCGGGCGGCGGCCCACGGCGTGGCCATGTGGCGGGCCGGGGCGCGGCTGATCGACGTCGGCGGCGAGTCGAGCCGCCCCGGCGCCGAGCCGGTGGCGGTCGAGGAGGAGCTCGCGCGGGTGGTTCCGGTGGTGGAGCGGCTCTGCGCGGCCGGTTGTCGTGTCTCGATCGACAGCCGCAAGCCGGAGGTGATGCGCGCGGCCATTGCGGCGGGCGCTTCGATGATCAACGACATCACGGCCCTCGGCGCCGATGGGGCGCTGGAGCTGGCCGCCTCCTCGTCGGTCGATATCTGCCTGATGCACATGCAGGGGACGCCGCAGACCATGCAGCGTGATCCGCGCTACCACTCGGTGGTCGACGAGGTGATCGCATGGCTGCAGCAGAGGGTGGCACGCTGCGCGGCGGCGGGGATCGCCCGCAGCCGGTTGGTGGTCGATCCGGGGATCGGCTTCGGCAAGCGGCCGGAGCACAACTGGGCGCTGTTGCGCGCGGTGGGGCGGATCCGGGAGGAGCTCGGCCTGCCGGTACTGATCGGGATCTCCCGCAAGTCGCTGCTCGCCCCTCTGGTGGAGGGGCCGCCGGAGCGGCGCGACATGGTCAGCGCGCTGGCGGCGATGGGGCCGCTGCTTGCCGGTTGCGACATCCTGCGCGTGCACGACGTGGCGCTCCACCGGCAGGCGGCGGCGATCGCCGCCCGGCTCACCCCCTGCTAGGAGGAGGGGCGCTCCCCCCCATCCCGGTCGGCGGCGATCAGCAGGCGGCGGAACCGTTCGTGCAATCGGGGGTTGGCGGCGAGGACGTCGCCCGCCTCCAGATCGAACGGCCCGCCGTGGAGATCGGTGACCATGCCGCCGGCCTCCTGCACCAGCAGGACGCCCGCGGCGAGATCCCACGGCATCAGCCCCCCCTCCCAGTAGGCGTCGAGCCGGCCGGCGGCGATGTAGGCCAGATCGAGCGCCGCCGATCCCCCCCGTCGATACCCCTCCGCCGCCCGCATGCACTGCTCCATCCGCCGCTGGAAGCGGTCGATCTGATCCAGCCGGTAGGGAGGGAGGCCGGAGGCGAAGATGGCGCGGGAGATCTCCCCCTCGCTGCTCACCCGCAGCCGGCGGCGGTTGAGCAGCGCCCCCTTGCCGGCCTGCGCCTCGAAGGTTTCGTTCAGGATCGGGTCGTGCACCACCGCCAGCAGCGGCCTGCCCCGGCGCCAGGCGGCGATGGAGACCGAAAAGTGGGGATAGCCGTGGATGAAGTTGGTGGTGCCGTCGAGCGGGTCGATGTACCAGACCACGCTCTGCGTCCCCCCTCTGCGGTCGGACTCCTCGGCGACGAAGCCGTGGTCGGGGTAGTGCTGCCGCAGTTCGTTGAGGATGATCGCCTCGGCCCGTCGATCGACGTCGGTGACGTAGTCGTGCTGCTCCTTGCGGGTCACCTGCAACCGGTCCCGTTCGTCGAAGGCGCGGGCGATCATGGCGCCGGCCTTGCGGGCGGCCCGGATGGCTACATAGAGCACACGGGACTCCTTGTCGGCGGGGGCATGGGGCCGCATGCTGGTGCGGTTCCACTTCCGGGGCAAACGGTTAGCGTTGGGGCGGGCGGAGACGAAGGGGCGCGCCTCCTCGCCGCCGGGCGGCAGCTCCATGGAGGGAGGTGTTGCGAAGGGATGGTCCTGTCATGACGCGGGAAGAGGTGGAACGGCTCAGTTTCGAAGAGTCGCTGGAGCGGCTGACCCGGCTGGTGGAGCAGCTGGAGTCGGGCAGCCTCGACCTGGAGGCGAGTGTCGCCGCCTTCGAGGAGGGGGTGTTGCTCTCCCGTCGCTGCGAGGAGCTGCTCGAAGGTGCGGAACAGCGGCTGAACATCCTGACGGAGCAGGACGGATCTCCGGCCGCCCGGTGAGCGCCGCCGCGCCGCCGCGGTCGCTGGTGACCGCCGCCCGGCGGGTCGATGTGGCGTTGCGCCGGATGCTCGATCGCCGCCGGGCGCGGATCCCCGATCGGTTGTGGCAGGCGCTCTTCTACGTGTTGTCCGGCGGCGGCAAGCGGGTGCGGCCGGCGCTCTTGCTGGCCTGTTTCGACGCCTGCGGAGGGGAGGAGGAGGATCGGAGGGCGATGCCGGCGGCGATGGCGGTCGACTGCATCCACACCTACTCCCTGATCCACGACGACCTCCCCTGCATGGACGACGACGATATGCGGCGTGGCCAACCCGCCTGTCACCGCCGTTTCGACGAGGCGACCGCCGTACTGGCCGGCGACGCGCTGCAGGCGCTGGCCTTCGAGCTGATCTGCGACTGCGAGGTTCCCGACGCCGTCCGGGTGGCGTTGGTGCGGGGGCTGGCGCGCGCCGCCGGCGGCCAGGGGATGGTGGGCGGCCAGATGCTCGACATGGAGGCGGAGGGGGCAGCCGCGATCGATCTGCCGCAGGTGGAGCACATCCACCTGCACAAGACCGGTGCGTTGCTGCGGTTCTGCTGTGAGGCGGGCGCCCTGCTGGCCGGCGCCGACGAAGAGCGGCGGCGCGGCTGCATCCGCTTCGGTGAGGCGGTGGGATTGCTGTTCCAGATCGTCGACGATCTGCTCGACGTCACCGCGACCAGCGCCGCGCTGGGCAAACGCGCGGGCAAGGATGCCGCCCGGGGCAAGGCGACCTCCGTGGCGCTGCTCGGGGTCGACGGTGCGCGGGAGCGGGCGCGCGAGATGGCGGCGCTGGCCGCCGATGCGTGCCGGACGCTGGAGGAGGGGCGGCCGGGCAGCGCGACGGCACTGATGGAGTTGACCGACTACCTGCTCCATCGGGGGAGCTGATCGGGTGTCCGAGGGGTATCCGCTGCTCGCCGCCATCGACGGCCCGGCCGACCTGAAGCGGCTGCGGCCGGAGCAGTTGCCGCAGCTGGCCGCGGAGATGCGCCGGTTCATGATCCGGACGCTGGCGCCGATCGGCGGCCATCTCGGCGCCGGGCTGGGGGTGGTCGAGCTGACCATCGCGCTGCACTACCTCTTCGACTCGCCGCGCGACCGCATCGTCTGGGATGTCGGCCACCAGGCCTACCCCCACAAGATCCTGACCGGCCGGCGTCGTCGGCTGGCCACCATCCGGCAGAAGGGGGGGCTCTCCGGCTTCACCAAGCGAAGCGAGTCGGAGCACGATCCCTTCGGCGCCGGCCACGCCTCGACCTCCATCTCCGCCGCCTACGGCATGGCGGTGGCCCGTCAGCTCGACGGGGAAGAAGGCCACGATATCGCGGTGATCGGCGACGGCGCGCTCACCGGCGGCATGGCGCTGGAGGCGCTCAACCACGCCGGTGGCGGGGAGCGCGATCTGATCGTCATCCTCAACGACAACGAGATGTCGATCGCCCCCAACGTCGGCGCGCTCTCCTCCTACCTGGCGCGGATCATCAGCGGCAGTGCCTACGGGCAGATCAAGGATGGCGCCCGCCGGCTGCTCAGCGCCCTGCCCGGCGCGCTGGAGGCGGCCCGTCGCGTGGAGGAGCACGTCAAGGGGTTGATCACCCCGGGGACGCTGTTCGAGGAGATGGGCTTCCGCTACATCGGCCCGCTCGACGGCCACGATTTCGACCATCTGCTGCCGACGCTGGCCAACGTGCGCCAACTGCGCGGCCCGGTGCTGCTCCATGTGCTGACCCGCAAGGGGCTGGGGTTCGGTCCGGCGGAGGAGGATCCGGTCACCTGGCATGGCCTGGGTCCGTACGATCCGGAGCGCGGCACGCCGATCGCCGCCGCCGCATGCCTCACCTACACCAGGGTCTTCGCCGAGGAGCTCTGCGCCCTGGCCGAGGCGGATCCGCGCATCGTGGCGATCACCGCGGCGATGCCGGGGGGGACCGGGCTGAGCGCCTTCGCCGAGCGCTTCCCCGACCGCTTCTTCGATGTGGGCATCGCCGAGCAGCATGCGGTGACCTTCGCCTGCGGGCTGGCGGTCGGCGGCAAGCGGCCGGTGGTGGCGATCTACTCCACCTTCATGCAGCGCGCTTACGACCAGATCATCCACGATCTCTGCATCCAGCAGCTGCCGGTGGTGCTCTGCATGGATCGCGCCGGTGTGGTCGGGGCCGACGGCCCCACCCACACCGGCATGTTCGACATCGCGTATCTGCGCTGCCTGCCCAAGATGACGGTGATGGCGCCGCGCAGCGGAGCGGAGCTGCGCGCGATGCTGCGTTTTGCACTCACCCTCGACGGCCCGGCGGCGCTGCGCTATCCGCGTGCCGCCGTCGATGCGGAGGCGGAGGAGCCTGCGCCCGCGCCGATCGCCCTGGGCCGCGCCGAGGTGATCGCGCGCGGTGGCGACGGGTTGCTGGTCGCGGTCGGCACCCGCTGCGCGGACGCCCGCGCCGCCTTGCGCGAGGCCGGGGTTTCGATGAGCCTGCTCAACCTGCGCTTCGTCAAGCCGCTCGATCGCCGTACCATTCTCGATCTGCTGGTGGAGGGCAAGCCGCTGGTGGTGGTCGAGGAGGGGTGCGCCCAGGGCGGTGTGGGCGAGGCGATTGCGGCGCTGGCCTTGGCCTCCGGCTGGCGCGGGCCGTTCGCCCATATGGCCATGCCCGACCGCTTTCCCGATCAGGGGCGGCCGGAGGAGGTGCTGGCGGAGCTGGAGCTCGACCGTGCGTCGATCGCCGCGCGGTTGCGCGCATTGGTCCAGGCCGGAGACGACACCGCAACGAGCAAGGGGGAAGACGAACGATGAGCATGGTCTACATGGAAGATCGACGGGTGATGGCGACGATGCTGCCGGCGGCGCGCTCCGTGTTGCGCGATCCGGATGCCTTCTTCCGCGGCATGCCGACCACCGCCCGCTATCAGCTGGGCATTCTGCTGCTCACCGCCATCACCATGGTGTCGGTGTTTCTCGCCTATCCCTTCTACGACGCTCTGCTGATGTTCCTCTACCCGGTGATCTGGGTGGGGACGGTGGTCGGCACGGTGGTGTGGGCGCACTACCTAAGCTGGGGGGTGCGCCGCTTCTCCGACGGCAGGATGGCCCCGACCAACGCCTTTTTGCTCTCCTCCTACGCCTCGGTGCCGCTCGTGGCCGCCTGGATCCCCTGGCTCGGCACGGTGGCCTTCTTCTGGTCGCTCTACCTGATGTGGCGCGGGGTGGTGGTGCGCAGCGGCATGCGTCCCGGCGTGGCGCTGGCGCTGATCGGCCTGCCGATGATCCTGCCGGTGGTGCTGTTGCTCGGCCTGCTGATCGCCTTCCCGCAGCTGCGCGCTCTGGTGTCGGCGTAGCTCCCGGCGGAGGCGCGGCTGTCACCAGCGCCGGGCCAGCCGCCGTTCGAGCCGCGCTCCCAGGGCGCCGAGGAGCTGTTCGACCCGGACCATGATCTGTGGGGTGTGGCCTGTGCGCACCCGCTGGAAGAGCCAGCCGCCGAGGGCGAGGAAGAGCCCCTGACCGAGCCACATCACCCATGGGCCCGCGCGGCCGTTGAGCACCAGCTGGTGGAGGAGGATCTGGCCGTTGTAGAGCAGCAGGATCAGGCCGATGCCCGCAAGGTAGGGGGTGGCCCGCGCGGAGCGCTTGGGCTGGATGGCGAGCGGCAGGGCGAAGAGGGCCAGGATCAGGATGGTGGCGGGAAGCAGCAGGCGGCGATGGAGTTCGGCGATCAGGTCGGGGCGGCCGGGGGTGCGCTGCAACGCGTGGCGCAACTCGGCGAAGTCCATCTCGAAGGCGCGGTCGCCCCACTGCGGCAGCTTGAGCAGGCCGAGGGCGCCGGCATCCTCGCTGATGCGGTAGCGGACGAAGGAGACGGTGCGCAGGTCGTCGCCGCTCCCCTCCAGCCGGGTGCCGTGGTGGAGGATGAAGCTCAGCCGGCCGCCGGCGCGCACCAGCTCCGCCGACTGTGCGATGTAGATCACCGGCTCGCGGTAGCGGGCATCCTCCAGCAGCAGGCCGTGCATGGTGCCGGTGGCGTCGCGCCCCTGGATGTAGACGGTGAGGTGCTCCAGGCTGCGGTCGATGCGCTGCGGCTGAAACGACGGGGCGGCCTTGAGTTTGGTGATCGCCACCAGCAGCGTTTGAAACGCCTTCTGCCCCTGCGGCATCCACTCCAGTGCCGTCCAGGTGAGCAGCAGCCAGAGCAGGATGGCGACGACGAAGAGCGGGCGCAGCAGACGCAGAGGGTCGATGCCGGCGGCCTGCAGCGCGTCGAGTTCGTTCTCCTGTTGCAGGCGGATCAGCAGATGGAGCGCGGCGAAGAAGAAGGCGATCGGCAGGGTGAGCACCAGGAAGTAGGGGGTGATCGCCGCCAGCATGGTGCCAAGCAGCGACCAGTCGATCGATTTGGCGGCGAAGAGCCCGAGCAGCTTGAGCGCGCGGCCGAGCAGCAGCACGGCGGTGACCAGCAGCAGCATGCCGACGAAGGGCTGCCACCAGAGCCGCAGGATGTAGCGATCCAGCACCATGGTCGAACGGTAGCCGGGCAGTCGGCGGCGGGGAATGGTGGGTGGTTTCGCTACGGCCTGCCGGGGCCGTTACCATGCGGCGCATGATTGACGGCTTCGCAAGAGGGCGGCATTCGCGACCAGGACGGATTTGTAAGGCGATCGAAGATCGCGCTCTTCGATCGCCGTCAAGCAAAAAGTCCATGGAGGGACTTTTTGCGGTGAGGTCATGATCGCCGTCGAGCAACAGGCCCACGGAGGGACGCGTTGCGATCTGAGCATGATTGCGACCTGGGAGCCCGACGGCGCGTTGCTCTTGGCCGATGGAGCGGGCCGGCGGCGCGTTCTGCCGGTCGAGGCGTGGCGGGATGGGGTGCCGCTTCCGGAGCAGGATGGGGGAGAGGAGGGGGCGGCGCGCGTGGTGCTCTTGCCGATCGAGCGGCTGCTGGTGCGGCCTCTCCGGTTGCCGCTCGCCCATCCCCGTTTCGTCGACGGCGCGGTGGTCGGGCAGGAGCTGGAGGATCAGGCGGGGATTGACGCCGAGGCATGGTGGCCGGCCTGGCAGGTGGTGCGCCACCGGGAGGAGGGGGTGACGGGGCTGGTGCTGGCCATGCCGGAGGCGATGCGGGCGGCGATCGCCGGGCACCCGTTCTGGTCGCATGCCTCCTCGGTCGGGTGCGACGGATGGGTGCGGCTCGCCGCCCAGCGGCTGACGGCGGGGAGGGATGACGCGACCGGGGAGGGGGATGAGGTGCAGCCTTGGCTCGATGCCGACGACGACGGCATTTTCTTCGGTTGCTGGCAGGGGGAGGGATGCCTCGGATTGCGCCGGCTCAATCGCTGTGGCGGCGCCATCGCGCACGACGCACTGGCCGGACAGGTGGTGCGATCGCTTCGGGCCATGGGATGGGAGGGTGCGGCGGCGCGCGGTCGGATCGATACGGCATGGCGCGATGCGCTGGCGGCGGCGGGGCTGGATGGGACGCCGGATGGAGTCGATCGGCTCCCCGGTCGGCTCGATGCCAATGTGGAGGCCTTCTCCGCCGTCGGTGGTGTCGGGATCGAGTTTCGCTACGGGCGCTGGGCGCCTCCCTCGTCGGCGCTCGCCCGTTGGCGCATCTGGCGCCGTCCGCTGGCGCTGGCGGCGCTGGCGCTTCTGGTCTGGTACGGGCGTGTCGAATGGGCCATCGCCGGCTACGAGCGGCAGGCGGCGGCGCTGGAGGAGCGGATCGCGCAAGCTTTTCATCGCGGTCTGCCCGATCAGACGGTGATGCTCGATCCGCTGGCCCAGTTGCAGGCGGCGGCGCGCGGCCTCTCCGACGCTCCCGGGCGTGACCGGCTGTTGCGGAGCCTGGCGGCGCTCGCCCGGGTCCACGCCAGGATGGGGTGGAAGATGCGATCGCTGCGGCTGGAGCGGGGCGGCTTCTCCATGCGTGGCTCGGTGGCCGATCTGGAGCGGCTCAACCGTCTGCGCGACATGTTGGCGCGGGAGCTCGGCCGGCCGGTGACCATCGAGGATACCGATCTGGGCAAGCGGCAGGTCGCCTTCCGGCTGCGCTGGTGAGGCGGATGGCCACGGGATCGCTCGGAGCGGACGGATGATGCGGTGGAATGTGGTGTTGCGGCGGATGCGCGATCTGCCGGCGGCGCTGTGGGCCGAGCGGCTGGAGCCCCGCTATCGGGCGTTGCAGCCGCGCGAACAGCGGGTGGTGTTGCTGGCGGTGGTGGCGCTGCCGGTGATCGTGGTGATCTTCGGTCTGCTGCTGCCGGCGCGGGATCGGCTGGAGGCGGCGCAGGCGAGGGTGGTGCAGTTGCAGCGGCAGCGCATCGAGGCGGAGCGGCTGGCCGATCGGCTGCGGCATGCCGCCCGCCGCCCGGCGCCGGAGAATGCGCTGGCGGCGGTGGAGAAGCTGGCCCGCGACCACGGCGTGCGCAGCGCCATGACCCGCATCAAGCCGCAGGCCGACTTCTCCGGCCGGCAGACGCTGCTGCTGCAGATGCGCGGCGCTCCTTTCGCCAGGGTGGTTCCCTTTCTGCGCGGTCTGATCGATGGGGGGTTGGAGATCCTGCAGGCGAAGCTTTCCGCCACGGCGGTGCCGGGGAGGGTCGATGTGCGGCTGGTGGTGGCGCGGTGAGCGCCGCCCCCTCCCCGCCGCCCTCCATGGAGGCGCCCGCCCCCCTCTCCAACCGGGCGCTGGCCATGCTCTTCGTGGCGGCGCTGCTGCTCTTCGTCCTCGGTCGGCTCGATGTCGGAGGCGGGATCGACGGTTGGCTGATGCCGCGGATCGATGCGGCGCTGGCCGGGCGGGGGATCCGGGCGGAGGGGATCGAACGCCACGGTACGGCGCTGTGGTTGCGTCGGCTCTCCTTCGCCGATGCCGCGCTGCCCCCCCTGGATCGGGTGGTGCTCCATCCGCTGTGGTGGGCGTCGCTGCGTCGGCTGCGGCCGGTGGCCGCCTTCACCCTGAGCGGCACACGGCTGAGCGCACGCGGTCGGCTGTGGCGGGAGGCGGGATGGTTGCACTTCTCCGATGTGCAGGTCGATCTGGCTGCGGCGATGGTGCAGCCGCTGTTGCCGCCATCCCTGCCGGTGCGCCTCTCCGGTCGGATTCGTTGCACCGGCGCGCTGCAGCTCGATCCGGCCGGGCCACGGCCGCGGCAGCCCGATCTGCGCTGCCGCTGGGAGGAGGCCGCCGCGACGATGGGCGGCGGCAAGCCGATGGCGCTTGGCCTTTGGCGGTTGTCGCTTACACAGGGCAAGGCCGGATGGGCGTGGCACATCGACGGCGGGCCGGAGGGTATGGTACAGGGGCGGGGCGTGGTCCATGCCACGGCCGGAGCGGTGGGCGACTGGAAGCTGGCGGGCAAGTTGACGGTCAAGGCGGGCAAGGGGGAGGCCGCCGGCCTGCTGGCCACGCTGGTCGGCCCGGGGCGGCATGAGATCGGCGGGCGCGTGGGCGCGCCGGAGCTGCACTGATTGCGTCAGGAGGGAACGATGCGCATCATCATTGTCGAGGATGAGCCGGAGGTGCGCTCGGTGTTGCGCGATTTCGTCGATCTCTATGCCGCGGAGCGCGGGCAGGAGTGTCTCGTGGAGTCGCTCGCCGATCCGGTGGAGGCGCTCTTCCGCATCTCCGACGCCCCCTGTCGCTACGATGCCATCCTGCTGGACGTGCGGATGCCCGGCATGCGCGGTGACGACATCTATCAGGCGATCGACGGGCTCGACGGCGACCTCACCGGGCGGGTGCTGTTCGTCACCGGCTACGCCCACGACCTGATCGAGCGGTTTCGCGACCGTCCGCTCCATCTGTTGACCAAGCCGTTCACCTTCGACGCCTTCTGCCGTGCGATGGATGCGGTGCTCCGGCCGTCGGAGAAGGGCTGACCGAAGGCGGGGGGCGTGACCCGGCGCTGGCCGACGCCGTCACGGCGGGAGGCACGGACGGCCGGTGTCGCCTTCTGGCTGCTCACCCTGATCATGGTGCTGGTGGTGGCCCGGGTGCCGCTGCGGCAGGTGGTGGAGCCGCTCCTTCCGGCGCCGACGACCGGTGTGGCGCTCCATCCCGCGGTGGAGGGGATGCAGCGCGCAGCCCCCGTGGAGGAGGAGCGACGGACGGTGCGTCGCGCGCCCCCCCGCCGGCGGCAGGAGCGTTCCCCGCGGCGGGCGGGGGCGACCGATGCGGAGGGCGGTGGGGCGCCGCGCCACCCGGAGCCGGCCGGACCGACGGTGGGCGACCTGATCGCGACGCTGGAGCAGCGGCCCGCAGCACCTCGTTCGACCGCCCATCGCACCGCGGCGCGGAAACCGGCGCCGCAGGCGACGCCGCGCAAGCCGAAGGCACAGCGTCGTGCGTCGGTGGTCGGCGCCGTGCCGCGTGTGGCGGGCCGACGCAAGCGGCACGCGGCCGCGGCGGAACGCTCCGCCCATGCCGCACTGGCGCGCGACGTCCGTTGGGCGGCGGCCGGCCGCCGCAAGCGGAGGCGCTCTTCGGCCTCGGGCGGGGTGATCTATCGCCTGCAGATGGCCTCCTTCCACGACCTTGCCTCGGCCCGGGCGCTGATGCGGCGGTTGCGGCGCGGCGGGTTCGATCCGATCCTGGTGCGGCGCGGTAGTTGGTGGGCGGTGCGCTCCCACCGCTACCCCGACGAGGCGTCGGCCCGTCGGGCGGCGGCGCGCCTCTCCCGCCGCTTCCACCTGCAGGTGATGGTGCGGCATGATCGCTAGCATGGCCTGCGCGGCCACGGACGGCCGCG contains:
- a CDS encoding polyprenyl synthetase family protein; translation: MLDRRRARIPDRLWQALFYVLSGGGKRVRPALLLACFDACGGEEEDRRAMPAAMAVDCIHTYSLIHDDLPCMDDDDMRRGQPACHRRFDEATAVLAGDALQALAFELICDCEVPDAVRVALVRGLARAAGGQGMVGGQMLDMEAEGAAAIDLPQVEHIHLHKTGALLRFCCEAGALLAGADEERRRGCIRFGEAVGLLFQIVDDLLDVTATSAALGKRAGKDAARGKATSVALLGVDGARERAREMAALAADACRTLEEGRPGSATALMELTDYLLHRGS
- a CDS encoding 1-deoxy-D-xylulose-5-phosphate synthase is translated as MSEGYPLLAAIDGPADLKRLRPEQLPQLAAEMRRFMIRTLAPIGGHLGAGLGVVELTIALHYLFDSPRDRIVWDVGHQAYPHKILTGRRRRLATIRQKGGLSGFTKRSESEHDPFGAGHASTSISAAYGMAVARQLDGEEGHDIAVIGDGALTGGMALEALNHAGGGERDLIVILNDNEMSIAPNVGALSSYLARIISGSAYGQIKDGARRLLSALPGALEAARRVEEHVKGLITPGTLFEEMGFRYIGPLDGHDFDHLLPTLANVRQLRGPVLLHVLTRKGLGFGPAEEDPVTWHGLGPYDPERGTPIAAAACLTYTRVFAEELCALAEADPRIVAITAAMPGGTGLSAFAERFPDRFFDVGIAEQHAVTFACGLAVGGKRPVVAIYSTFMQRAYDQIIHDLCIQQLPVVLCMDRAGVVGADGPTHTGMFDIAYLRCLPKMTVMAPRSGAELRAMLRFALTLDGPAALRYPRAAVDAEAEEPAPAPIALGRAEVIARGGDGLLVAVGTRCADARAALREAGVSMSLLNLRFVKPLDRRTILDLLVEGKPLVVVEEGCAQGGVGEAIAALALASGWRGPFAHMAMPDRFPDQGRPEEVLAELELDRASIAARLRALVQAGDDTATSKGEDER
- a CDS encoding ATP-dependent metallopeptidase FtsH/Yme1/Tma family protein; its protein translation is MGKNLLLWLVIGMTMMSLFNMFSRPGAHGSHLSYSAFYHKVEQGMVENATIAGSHIRGQMRDMNGELTTYDVVAPEDPTLAKQLVERGVEVDVLPPEEVPFFVSVLISWFPMLLLIAVWIFFMRQMQGGVRGGAFSFGKSKAKLLTENTNRVTFEDVAGCDEAKQEVTEIIEFLRDPTRFTRLGGKIPKGVLLVGPPGTGKTLLARAIAGEADVPFFSISGSDFVEMFVGVGASRVRDMFEQAKKQAPCIVFIDEIDAMGRHRGTGIGGGNDEREQTLNQLLVEMDGFETNEGVILIAATNRPDVLDPALLRPGRFDRQVVVPRPDLVGREQILRVHMKKVPLAKDVDPRIIARGTPGFSGADLANLVNEAALNAARYEKDVVSNIDFEMAKDKVMMGTERRSMIISDKQKRTTAYHEAGHTLVAKCLKNADPVHKVSIIPRGQALGVTMQLPEEDKLNHDREYLLDQIAIMMGGRVAEELVLNQKTTGASNDFERASQLARNMVTMWGMSDTMGPMVYGEREHEPFLGREITQQRNISQETARKIDAEVRALIDANYQRAREILEQHMDELHRIAQALIKYETLDGDDIDRLMAGEEITRDPPKRAEVSGGAGDADDEPEAAVDLHADAQQEAPAVGDPADSGEGGAGG
- a CDS encoding exodeoxyribonuclease VII small subunit, whose product is MTREEVERLSFEESLERLTRLVEQLESGSLDLEASVAAFEEGVLLSRRCEELLEGAEQRLNILTEQDGSPAAR
- a CDS encoding YjgP/YjgQ family permease, which codes for MVLDRYILRLWWQPFVGMLLLVTAVLLLGRALKLLGLFAAKSIDWSLLGTMLAAITPYFLVLTLPIAFFFAALHLLIRLQQENELDALQAAGIDPLRLLRPLFVVAILLWLLLTWTALEWMPQGQKAFQTLLVAITKLKAAPSFQPQRIDRSLEHLTVYIQGRDATGTMHGLLLEDARYREPVIYIAQSAELVRAGGRLSFILHHGTRLEGSGDDLRTVSFVRYRISEDAGALGLLKLPQWGDRAFEMDFAELRHALQRTPGRPDLIAELHRRLLLPATILILALFALPLAIQPKRSARATPYLAGIGLILLLYNGQILLHQLVLNGRAGPWVMWLGQGLFLALGGWLFQRVRTGHTPQIMVRVEQLLGALGARLERRLARRW
- a CDS encoding inositol monophosphatase, yielding MLYVAIRAARKAGAMIARAFDERDRLQVTRKEQHDYVTDVDRRAEAIILNELRQHYPDHGFVAEESDRRGGTQSVVWYIDPLDGTTNFIHGYPHFSVSIAAWRRGRPLLAVVHDPILNETFEAQAGKGALLNRRRLRVSSEGEISRAIFASGLPPYRLDQIDRFQRRMEQCMRAAEGYRRGGSAALDLAYIAAGRLDAYWEGGLMPWDLAAGVLLVQEAGGMVTDLHGGPFDLEAGDVLAANPRLHERFRRLLIAADRDGGERPSS
- a CDS encoding response regulator, whose protein sequence is MRQEGTMRIIIVEDEPEVRSVLRDFVDLYAAERGQECLVESLADPVEALFRISDAPCRYDAILLDVRMPGMRGDDIYQAIDGLDGDLTGRVLFVTGYAHDLIERFRDRPLHLLTKPFTFDAFCRAMDAVLRPSEKG
- the folP gene encoding dihydropteroate synthase, with the translated sequence MAHPWRRPPGGEAAIMGVLNCTPDSFSDGGRYLDPDRAAAHGVAMWRAGARLIDVGGESSRPGAEPVAVEEELARVVPVVERLCAAGCRVSIDSRKPEVMRAAIAAGASMINDITALGADGALELAASSSVDICLMHMQGTPQTMQRDPRYHSVVDEVIAWLQQRVARCAAAGIARSRLVVDPGIGFGKRPEHNWALLRAVGRIREELGLPVLIGISRKSLLAPLVEGPPERRDMVSALAAMGPLLAGCDILRVHDVALHRQAAAIAARLTPC